Proteins from a genomic interval of Nitrospina gracilis Nb-211:
- the murC gene encoding UDP-N-acetylmuramate--L-alanine ligase, which produces MFLGKTRRIHFIGIGGAGMSGIAEVLINLGYEVSGSDLNRSPVTEHLEKAGATIYFGHDATNVKDCQVVVISSAVKADNVEVKAAREQSVPVIRRAEMLAELMRMKYGIAIAGTHGKTTTTSLVGTLLAGGGLDPTVVIGGKLKSVGSHAQLGQSEFLVAEADESDGSFLKLTPTVVVVTTLDEEHMEYYGTLDTMKEAFLNFINKVPFYGTAVLCLDEVNIQSLIPHVEKRAITYGLTSQADYTARNIRFKGLDTWFDVFHQGKALGTLHSVAPGRHNVLNTLAAVAVAMELNLTFDTIADALKQFRGVQRRFEIIHDTEPLVVVDDYGHHPVEIQATLRTVREVWPERRMVVVFQPHRYSRTRSLMQEFWSSFHNADCVIINDIYAAGEDPIAGVTAQRMVEGIKNFGHKHAEYIADRKTTQERLTQLLQPGDVLLTLGAGNIWELGRELIANLPARLRGGDAGKDSSSC; this is translated from the coding sequence ATGTTTCTGGGAAAAACGCGGCGCATACATTTCATCGGCATCGGAGGAGCGGGCATGAGCGGCATTGCTGAAGTGCTGATCAACCTGGGATACGAAGTATCCGGATCGGACCTGAACCGCTCGCCGGTCACCGAGCACCTGGAGAAAGCCGGAGCCACGATCTACTTCGGCCACGACGCGACAAACGTCAAGGACTGTCAGGTGGTGGTCATCTCCAGCGCCGTGAAAGCGGACAACGTGGAAGTGAAGGCGGCGCGGGAGCAGTCGGTCCCCGTCATCCGCCGCGCGGAGATGCTGGCGGAACTCATGCGCATGAAGTACGGCATCGCCATCGCCGGCACCCACGGCAAAACCACCACCACGTCGCTGGTGGGCACCCTGCTTGCGGGCGGAGGGCTCGACCCGACGGTGGTCATCGGCGGCAAGCTCAAAAGCGTGGGCAGTCACGCGCAACTCGGGCAAAGCGAGTTCCTGGTGGCGGAAGCCGACGAAAGCGACGGTTCGTTTCTGAAGCTCACGCCAACGGTGGTCGTGGTCACCACCCTCGATGAAGAACACATGGAGTACTACGGCACGCTCGACACCATGAAAGAAGCGTTTCTCAATTTCATCAACAAGGTTCCGTTCTACGGCACGGCGGTGCTGTGTCTCGATGAAGTCAACATCCAGTCGCTGATCCCGCACGTGGAGAAACGCGCCATCACTTACGGACTGACCAGTCAGGCCGACTACACGGCGCGCAACATCCGTTTCAAGGGACTCGACACCTGGTTCGACGTGTTTCATCAGGGCAAGGCGCTGGGCACGCTCCACTCCGTCGCGCCCGGCCGCCACAACGTGCTGAACACGCTGGCGGCGGTAGCGGTGGCGATGGAACTCAACCTCACGTTCGACACCATCGCCGACGCGCTGAAGCAGTTCCGCGGCGTGCAGAGGCGCTTCGAGATCATCCACGACACGGAACCGCTGGTGGTGGTGGACGACTATGGCCACCACCCGGTGGAGATTCAGGCGACCCTGCGCACCGTGCGCGAAGTCTGGCCGGAACGCCGCATGGTGGTCGTGTTCCAGCCGCACCGCTATTCGCGCACGCGTTCGCTCATGCAGGAGTTCTGGTCGTCGTTCCACAACGCCGACTGCGTGATCATCAACGACATTTACGCCGCGGGCGAAGACCCGATCGCGGGCGTCACCGCCCAGCGCATGGTCGAGGGCATCAAAAACTTCGGCCACAAGCACGCGGAATACATTGCAGACCGCAAAACCACTCAGGAGCGTTTGACCCAGCTCCTCCAGCCCGGCGACGTGCTCCTCACGCTGGGCGCGGGGAACATCTGGGAACTCGGACGCGAACTGATCGCCAACCTTCCCGCCCGGCTCCGCGGCGGAGATGCAGGAAAGGATTCCTCTTCATGCTGA
- the murG gene encoding undecaprenyldiphospho-muramoylpentapeptide beta-N-acetylglucosaminyltransferase codes for MANYVVIAGGGTGGHLYPGIALARALKAMDENIEITFVGTKRGLEARVLPREGLPLKTILSGGLLGKKGLGRWTSWCKLPVGLAQSMCFLIRKRPNLVVGVGGYVSGPVAVAAYLLRIPILVHEQNTVPGVTNRMIGKIANKVAVSFEQSRDYFPANKVVETGNMIREEFCKEREPAAWKPGQPFHLLILGGSQGAQSINAAMLEALEHLESVKDELRIVHQTGEKDEALVRQRYEQAGFDARAEAFIYDMEEQYRKASLVICRAGATTLAEVTATGKVSVLVPFPFAAHNHQEHNARVLEAADAAEVILDRNINGPKLAQSILDAMQNPDRLEERAKNSYRLGRRDATNRVRDLCRELMGAAT; via the coding sequence ATGGCGAACTACGTCGTCATAGCCGGAGGCGGAACCGGGGGACACCTGTACCCCGGCATCGCGCTGGCCAGAGCTTTGAAAGCCATGGACGAGAACATCGAAATCACCTTTGTCGGCACCAAGCGCGGTTTGGAAGCGCGCGTCCTGCCGCGCGAAGGACTGCCGCTCAAAACCATCCTGTCCGGCGGCCTGCTGGGCAAGAAGGGGCTGGGACGCTGGACGTCGTGGTGCAAACTGCCGGTGGGGCTGGCGCAGTCGATGTGTTTTCTCATCCGCAAGCGGCCGAACCTCGTGGTCGGCGTCGGCGGCTACGTATCGGGTCCGGTGGCGGTGGCGGCGTACCTGCTCCGCATCCCGATCCTCGTGCACGAACAGAACACCGTGCCCGGCGTCACCAACCGAATGATCGGCAAGATCGCCAACAAGGTCGCGGTGTCGTTCGAACAGTCGCGGGACTACTTCCCTGCGAACAAGGTGGTCGAGACGGGCAACATGATCCGCGAGGAATTCTGCAAGGAACGGGAACCGGCGGCATGGAAGCCGGGTCAGCCTTTCCACCTGCTCATTCTCGGCGGAAGCCAGGGCGCGCAGTCGATCAACGCCGCCATGCTGGAAGCATTGGAACATCTGGAAAGCGTCAAGGACGAGCTTCGCATCGTGCATCAAACCGGAGAAAAGGACGAAGCGCTGGTGCGTCAACGCTACGAGCAGGCGGGATTCGACGCCCGCGCCGAGGCGTTCATCTACGACATGGAAGAGCAGTACCGCAAAGCATCGCTGGTGATCTGCCGTGCCGGAGCCACAACGCTGGCGGAAGTGACGGCAACGGGCAAGGTCTCGGTGCTCGTGCCCTTCCCGTTCGCCGCTCACAATCATCAGGAACACAACGCGCGCGTGCTGGAGGCGGCGGACGCGGCCGAGGTCATCCTCGACCGCAACATCAACGGCCCCAAACTGGCCCAGTCCATCCTCGACGCCATGCAAAATCCGGACAGACTGGAAGAACGGGCGAAGAACAGCTATCGACTCGGACGGCGCGACGCAACCAACCGCGTGCGCGACCTGTGCCGGGAATTGATGGGCGCGGCAACATAA
- the ftsW gene encoding putative lipid II flippase FtsW: MAQKHSQQGCDRILAFAVALLVLIGIVMVFSSSAVYAMEEYQDSWYFLKRHLLWVLLGTAMLFAAKSVDYHKLDGATYPAMAATVFLLIAVMMPEMSKEVGGARRWIVIGGFSFQPSELAKFAVILFMAKSLVKRADKLGNFAYGFLPNLIVLGIFFMLILMQPDFGTALIISIVCFTMLYIAGVKKNYLIYSAIVAAPFLISAVMSAEYRKRRLLSFLDPWADPSDTGFQAVQSFIAFGRGGVWGLGLGDSRQKLFYLPEAHTDFIFSVVGEELGFIGTIGILALFMLVLWRGFTIAYHAKDMYGTHLATGLTLLVAIQAFTNMGVAVGLLPTKGLTLPFISLGGSSLLITMLGMGVLLNISEQTVRR, encoded by the coding sequence ATGGCGCAGAAACACTCACAACAGGGATGCGACCGCATTTTGGCTTTCGCCGTGGCTTTGCTTGTGCTCATCGGCATCGTCATGGTGTTCAGCTCGAGCGCGGTGTATGCGATGGAGGAGTACCAGGATTCCTGGTATTTCCTGAAACGCCATCTCCTGTGGGTCCTGCTGGGCACGGCGATGCTGTTCGCGGCGAAGTCCGTGGATTACCACAAACTCGACGGCGCGACCTACCCCGCCATGGCGGCGACGGTATTCCTGCTCATCGCGGTGATGATGCCGGAGATGAGCAAGGAAGTCGGCGGCGCCCGGCGCTGGATCGTGATCGGCGGTTTTTCATTCCAGCCGTCGGAGCTGGCCAAGTTCGCCGTCATCCTGTTCATGGCCAAATCGCTGGTCAAGCGGGCCGACAAGCTGGGCAACTTCGCCTACGGGTTTTTGCCGAACCTCATCGTGCTCGGCATCTTCTTCATGCTCATTCTCATGCAACCGGATTTCGGCACGGCGCTCATCATCTCGATCGTCTGCTTCACCATGCTGTACATCGCCGGGGTGAAAAAAAATTACCTGATCTATTCCGCCATCGTTGCCGCGCCGTTTCTGATCTCGGCGGTGATGAGCGCGGAATACCGCAAGCGCCGCCTGCTGTCGTTCCTCGATCCGTGGGCGGACCCATCGGATACGGGATTCCAGGCGGTGCAGTCGTTCATTGCGTTCGGCCGTGGCGGGGTGTGGGGCCTGGGACTTGGCGACAGCCGGCAGAAGCTGTTTTACCTGCCGGAAGCACATACCGATTTCATCTTCTCCGTCGTCGGGGAAGAGCTGGGGTTCATCGGCACCATAGGCATCCTCGCGCTGTTCATGCTGGTGCTGTGGCGCGGATTCACAATCGCGTACCACGCAAAGGATATGTACGGCACGCACCTGGCCACGGGGCTCACGTTGCTGGTCGCCATTCAGGCGTTCACCAACATGGGCGTGGCGGTGGGACTTCTGCCGACGAAAGGATTGACGCTCCCGTTCATCAGTCTGGGCGGGTCGTCGTTGTTGATCACCATGCTCGGCATGGGGGTTTTGTTGAACATCTCGGAGCAAACGGTCCGACGTTGA
- the murD gene encoding UDP-N-acetylmuramoyl-L-alanine--D-glutamate ligase: MDVMGKHIAVIGLARTGVATANFLVQRGARVTVCDQKPREQLVDAVMELEPGIETRFETPAPEEAAVDLIVLSPGVDIHNPALAPARQRGVEIISELELASRLCTTPIIAVTGTNGKTTTTSLIGALLKGAGYDIKVGGNIGVPFVALVDPPPKDYMVIEVSSFQLEAVETFHPFISVILNLTPDHLDRHGSIETYAALKERIAARQTEDDWMVVNADDPCVKKMVEDKKVQKVWFSTQYELAVGGYLEEDTAFLHWGGSTIPVIEMAELKPSLARQMENVLAAVIAAYLAGVDPAAMAPVLREFEGLPHRLEWVRTVNGVDFINDSKGTNIGAMKKSLNSFDRPVILIIGGKDKGGDFSALKEIFQGRVKFLILIGEARPKIEAALNGSFDHEAADSMDAAVKAAFRHAEPGDVVLLSPACASFDMFRDYADRGERFRECVQRL; this comes from the coding sequence ATGGACGTAATGGGAAAACACATCGCCGTCATCGGCCTCGCCCGTACCGGCGTCGCTACCGCCAACTTTCTGGTTCAGCGCGGCGCAAGGGTGACGGTGTGCGACCAGAAACCGCGCGAACAGCTTGTGGATGCGGTGATGGAACTCGAGCCCGGCATCGAAACCCGGTTTGAGACGCCGGCTCCCGAAGAGGCGGCAGTGGACCTCATCGTGCTCAGTCCCGGCGTGGACATCCACAACCCCGCGCTCGCACCGGCACGTCAAAGAGGCGTGGAGATCATCAGCGAACTGGAACTGGCATCGCGCCTGTGCACGACGCCGATCATCGCCGTCACCGGCACCAACGGCAAGACGACAACCACCTCGCTCATCGGCGCGCTGTTGAAAGGTGCGGGGTACGACATCAAGGTCGGCGGCAACATCGGCGTGCCGTTCGTGGCGCTGGTCGATCCGCCACCCAAAGATTACATGGTGATCGAGGTCAGCAGTTTCCAACTGGAGGCCGTCGAGACGTTTCATCCCTTCATCAGCGTGATCCTCAACCTGACACCGGATCACCTGGACCGGCACGGCTCAATAGAAACCTACGCCGCGCTCAAGGAACGCATCGCCGCCCGCCAGACGGAAGACGACTGGATGGTGGTCAACGCCGACGACCCGTGCGTGAAGAAAATGGTCGAGGACAAAAAAGTGCAGAAGGTGTGGTTCAGCACGCAATACGAGCTGGCGGTCGGCGGTTATCTGGAGGAAGACACCGCCTTCCTGCACTGGGGCGGCAGCACCATCCCGGTGATCGAGATGGCCGAACTGAAACCCTCGCTGGCCCGGCAGATGGAAAACGTGCTGGCGGCCGTGATCGCCGCTTACCTCGCCGGGGTGGACCCGGCGGCAATGGCTCCCGTCCTCCGCGAGTTCGAGGGCCTGCCGCACCGGCTGGAGTGGGTGCGCACAGTCAATGGCGTCGATTTCATCAACGATTCGAAAGGCACCAACATCGGTGCGATGAAAAAATCGCTCAACAGTTTCGACCGCCCGGTGATCCTGATCATCGGCGGCAAGGACAAGGGCGGTGACTTTTCCGCCCTCAAGGAAATTTTCCAGGGCCGGGTGAAGTTTTTGATTCTGATCGGCGAAGCCCGGCCGAAGATCGAAGCGGCGCTGAATGGATCGTTCGATCACGAGGCGGCCGACAGCATGGATGCCGCCGTGAAAGCCGCCTTTCGGCACGCGGAGCCCGGCGACGTGGTTCTGCTCTCGCCCGCGTGCGCCAGCTTCGACATGTTCCGCGATTACGCGGACCGGGGAGAACGCTTCCGCGAATGCGTTCAACGATTGTAA
- the mraY gene encoding phospho-N-acetylmuramoyl-pentapeptide-transferase, giving the protein MFYHLFYPLSSDYSILNVFRYITFRSAYAGITALVLCLIFGPMVIRALQKLEIGETIRTDGPQSHITKSGTPTMGGLLVIFTFLLATLLWANLTNMYVWLLIFVAVGFGLIGFVDDFLKLRKGKGLTARSKLFWQILVATMVGLFCTYFDPNRMGFATNLYVPFFKDFTPDLGGWYVVLIVIVIVGTSNAVNLTDGLDGLAIGPIIIATLTYTALVYITGHFKFAGYLNIQYVGGAGEIAVLTSAIVGASLGFLWFNAYPAQMFMGDVGSLSLGAILGTVAVIAKQELLLILVGGIFVIEALSVIIQVAYFKYTGGKRFFKMAPLHHHFEHMGWEEPKVIVRFWIIAVVLAMLSLSTLKLR; this is encoded by the coding sequence ATGTTCTATCACCTGTTCTATCCGCTCAGCTCGGACTATTCCATCCTCAACGTGTTTCGTTACATCACGTTCCGCTCGGCCTACGCCGGCATCACCGCGCTCGTGCTGTGCCTGATCTTCGGCCCCATGGTCATCCGCGCCCTGCAGAAACTGGAGATCGGCGAGACCATCCGCACCGACGGCCCGCAGTCACACATCACCAAATCCGGCACGCCGACGATGGGTGGCCTGCTCGTCATCTTCACCTTCCTGCTCGCCACCCTGCTGTGGGCGAACCTGACCAACATGTACGTCTGGCTGTTGATCTTCGTCGCCGTCGGTTTCGGCCTCATCGGGTTCGTGGACGATTTTCTGAAACTGCGCAAAGGCAAGGGACTAACCGCACGTTCCAAACTGTTCTGGCAGATTCTCGTGGCTACGATGGTGGGCCTGTTCTGCACGTATTTCGATCCCAACCGCATGGGTTTCGCCACCAACCTGTACGTGCCCTTCTTCAAGGATTTCACGCCGGACTTGGGCGGCTGGTATGTGGTCTTGATCGTCATCGTCATCGTCGGCACCTCCAACGCAGTGAACCTGACCGACGGCCTGGACGGCCTCGCCATCGGCCCCATCATCATCGCCACGCTCACTTACACGGCGCTGGTGTACATCACCGGACATTTCAAATTTGCAGGTTACCTGAACATCCAGTACGTCGGCGGAGCGGGAGAGATCGCCGTGCTCACCTCCGCCATCGTCGGCGCGAGCCTCGGCTTCCTCTGGTTCAACGCCTACCCGGCGCAGATGTTCATGGGCGACGTCGGGTCGCTTTCGCTGGGCGCGATTCTCGGCACCGTCGCGGTGATCGCCAAGCAGGAACTCCTGCTGATTCTGGTCGGCGGCATCTTCGTCATCGAGGCGCTGTCGGTCATCATCCAGGTTGCTTATTTCAAGTACACCGGGGGCAAGCGGTTTTTCAAGATGGCGCCCCTGCACCATCACTTCGAACACATGGGCTGGGAGGAGCCGAAGGTGATCGTCCGCTTCTGGATCATCGCCGTCGTGCTGGCCATGCTCAGTCTGAGCACGCTGAAGTTGAGATGA
- a CDS encoding UDP-N-acetylmuramoyl-tripeptide--D-alanyl-D-alanine ligase: MDSDLQTVIEAVKGEKVVGSATSRFSGVSIDSRTLKAGQLFVCIRGDRFDGHDFLHDAIAKKPAGVIVSDRTRLPLDKMQSGPFAVAVPDTLKALQDLAAHHRNQHNVRVIGVTGTNGKSTTKEMIAAITNTQFKTLKTQGNLNNHIGLPLTLLNLTREHEVAVLEMGMSAAGEIRRLAEIAKPEIGVITNVSEAHMVQLKTIKDVQAAKGELFEALDENGTAIVNADDPLVLELANGLRARAITFGLDPSADVQARDIRAANTTQIEFTAKVFDATAPVRLSFSGMHNVRNALAALAAGAALGMAVERMTPGLEAAQGLNQRGQVFEHGGMTILNDTYNANPRSMQEAIKTLSALPCSGRRFLVIGAMLELGDREDAAHRQVGGWTVESDIDYLVTVGPLAGLAADAAVERGMDAKHIHRGETHDDAAQFLKQHARKGDCLLFKGSRGSQMETVIERFTGTAR; the protein is encoded by the coding sequence ATGGATAGTGACTTGCAAACCGTGATCGAAGCTGTGAAAGGAGAAAAGGTGGTGGGTTCTGCGACGTCGCGTTTCTCCGGCGTGTCGATCGACTCACGCACGCTGAAGGCGGGCCAGTTGTTCGTCTGCATCCGGGGCGACCGCTTCGACGGCCACGATTTCCTGCACGACGCCATCGCCAAAAAACCGGCGGGGGTGATCGTCTCCGACCGGACGCGCCTGCCCCTCGACAAAATGCAGAGCGGTCCGTTCGCCGTCGCCGTGCCCGACACGTTGAAAGCGTTGCAGGATCTCGCGGCGCATCACCGCAATCAGCACAACGTACGAGTGATCGGCGTCACCGGCACCAACGGCAAATCGACCACGAAAGAAATGATCGCCGCCATCACGAACACGCAATTCAAAACGCTGAAGACGCAGGGCAACCTGAACAACCACATCGGCCTGCCGCTCACGCTTCTCAACCTGACACGTGAGCATGAAGTGGCGGTGTTGGAAATGGGCATGAGCGCGGCGGGAGAGATCCGCCGCCTCGCGGAAATCGCCAAACCCGAAATCGGCGTCATCACCAACGTCTCGGAAGCACACATGGTGCAGTTGAAAACCATCAAAGACGTGCAGGCGGCAAAAGGCGAACTGTTCGAGGCTCTGGATGAAAACGGCACCGCCATCGTCAACGCCGACGACCCGCTGGTGCTGGAGCTGGCGAACGGTTTGCGCGCGCGGGCCATCACCTTCGGGCTCGATCCGTCCGCCGACGTGCAGGCGCGCGACATCCGCGCCGCCAACACGACACAAATCGAATTCACGGCAAAGGTGTTCGACGCCACCGCACCGGTGCGCCTGTCATTCTCCGGCATGCACAACGTAAGGAACGCTCTTGCGGCGCTGGCCGCGGGCGCGGCGCTCGGCATGGCGGTGGAACGCATGACTCCCGGACTCGAGGCGGCCCAGGGACTCAACCAACGCGGCCAGGTGTTTGAACACGGCGGCATGACGATCCTCAACGACACCTACAACGCCAACCCGCGCTCCATGCAGGAAGCCATCAAAACGCTCAGCGCCCTGCCCTGCTCCGGGCGCCGCTTTCTGGTGATCGGCGCCATGCTGGAGCTGGGAGACCGGGAAGACGCCGCGCACCGTCAGGTCGGTGGATGGACGGTGGAGAGCGATATCGATTACCTCGTCACTGTCGGACCGCTGGCGGGGCTGGCCGCCGATGCCGCCGTCGAGCGCGGCATGGATGCCAAACACATTCACCGCGGCGAGACGCACGACGACGCCGCGCAATTTTTGAAACAACACGCGCGCAAAGGGGACTGCCTGCTGTTCAAGGGGTCCCGTGGATCGCAAATGGAAACCGTGATCGAAAGGTTCACCGGCACCGCCCGGTAA
- a CDS encoding UDP-N-acetylmuramoyl-L-alanyl-D-glutamate--2,6-diaminopimelate ligase: MNQKLAKLINGFPLQNLVGTLDRDIVSIAYDSRKVEPGALFVAMPGHHHDGSLFIADALEKGAVAYITESGVEDMMEQGIGVQNATGLHVKDARHALAWVSARFHGDPSHHMELTGITGTNGKTTLTYLLESIYKANEEPSGVIGSINYRYADTLRPAPMTTPEALEINRMLAEMWAAGVQRCVMEVSSHSLALKRVRELKFAVAVFTNFSRDHLDYHQTLDHYKKSKKSLFLDCTVGKQVINIDDAVGREIASELESVTLTTGLEQSASVTAENVKTDPDGVRFTLKTPYGSAEIQSTLLGRHNIYNILSAAAVGLIQGIALDTIARGVRELVRVPGRFEKVDMGQNFTVAVDYAHTDDALLNALKAARTISSRKVIVVFGCGGDRDNTKRPVMGRIATELADFAVVTSDNPRTEDPNKIIDQILEGIPDSVNAEERYMVLPERRDAIRFAINKAQSGDLVLIAGKGHEDYQILGKEKIHFDDREEAAEALQQRFNVNG, translated from the coding sequence ATGAACCAGAAACTGGCCAAATTGATCAACGGATTTCCCCTGCAGAACCTTGTGGGCACGCTCGACCGCGACATCGTGTCGATCGCCTACGACTCACGCAAGGTGGAACCCGGCGCGTTGTTCGTCGCCATGCCGGGGCACCACCACGACGGCAGTCTGTTCATCGCCGACGCCTTGGAAAAAGGCGCGGTGGCCTACATCACGGAATCCGGCGTCGAAGACATGATGGAACAGGGCATCGGTGTGCAGAACGCCACCGGCCTTCACGTGAAGGACGCGCGTCACGCACTGGCCTGGGTGTCGGCGCGGTTCCACGGTGACCCATCGCACCACATGGAACTCACCGGAATCACCGGCACCAACGGGAAAACCACCCTCACCTACCTGTTGGAAAGCATTTACAAAGCCAACGAAGAACCGAGCGGCGTCATCGGGTCCATCAACTACCGCTACGCGGACACGCTGCGGCCGGCGCCGATGACCACGCCGGAAGCGCTGGAGATCAACCGCATGCTGGCGGAGATGTGGGCGGCGGGGGTTCAGCGCTGTGTCATGGAGGTGTCGTCGCATTCGCTTGCGCTCAAGCGCGTGCGCGAACTCAAATTCGCTGTCGCCGTGTTCACCAACTTCTCGCGCGACCACCTCGATTACCACCAGACGCTCGACCATTACAAGAAAAGCAAAAAAAGCCTGTTCCTCGATTGCACCGTCGGCAAGCAGGTGATCAACATCGACGACGCCGTCGGCCGCGAGATCGCTTCCGAACTGGAATCAGTGACCCTGACCACCGGACTCGAGCAGTCCGCCAGCGTTACGGCTGAAAACGTGAAGACCGACCCCGACGGCGTGCGCTTCACCTTGAAGACGCCCTACGGCAGCGCGGAAATCCAATCGACCCTGCTTGGCCGCCACAACATCTACAACATTCTGTCGGCGGCGGCGGTGGGATTGATCCAGGGCATTGCTCTCGACACCATCGCGCGCGGCGTGCGTGAACTGGTGCGGGTGCCGGGCCGGTTCGAAAAAGTGGATATGGGGCAGAACTTCACCGTGGCGGTGGACTACGCCCATACCGACGACGCCCTTTTGAACGCGCTCAAGGCGGCACGCACCATCTCCTCCCGCAAGGTGATCGTCGTGTTCGGCTGCGGCGGAGACCGCGACAATACCAAGCGCCCCGTCATGGGCCGGATCGCTACGGAACTGGCCGATTTCGCCGTCGTCACCTCCGACAATCCGCGCACGGAAGACCCGAACAAGATCATCGACCAGATTCTGGAAGGCATTCCCGACAGCGTGAACGCCGAGGAACGCTACATGGTTCTGCCGGAGCGGCGCGACGCCATCCGCTTTGCCATCAACAAGGCGCAATCGGGCGACCTGGTATTGATCGCGGGCAAAGGGCATGAGGATTACCAGATACTCGGCAAGGAAAAGATTCACTTCGACGACCGCGAAGAGGCCGCCGAAGCACTGCAACAAAGGTTCAACGTGAATGGATAG
- a CDS encoding peptidoglycan D,D-transpeptidase FtsI family protein yields the protein MRRIKKNSPQSLYSALKGRMAVVSVLIVAFGLALAGRLAHLQIFQHDKLISQAQKQYLRTVEIATGRGHIFDKNRSLLATNVDVESVYIDPREIFNPAETARTLASSLNLEPETVLQKVHSKKHFVWIKRKARLDEIARLRQLDLPGVGFIKESQRFYPRRQLAASTLGFVGLDNQGLAGIEHEQQSLLKGKLRRKVVEKDARGRYLQTGLGDDAAHRNRDLVLTLDEVIQFYAEQELEKQVREFQAKRGLVIVMDPNDGGIHALASYPGFNPNNFAAFPRKRWGNPAVTHAYEPGSIFKPIVVAAALEEGVARPNDIFFCENGNYEIGGIHIGEAANHRFGWLTLQNIISKSSNIGAIKVAQKLGEARFHEYIRNFGFGSRLGVDLPGETPGMVRDLPDWSGLSLASISFGHEISVSPLQMTAAMAAIANGGLLMKPHVTHAVLKNGETVEQFGGQVIRRVLTRHTSRQMIDMLKQVVKNGTGKQAAIPGFEVAGKTGTAQKIDPETHTYSTSAYLASFIGFVPADAPRLVILVMIDEPQKSYWGGEVAAPVFQRLAEKTLRYLHIPSSRERVFVLDRT from the coding sequence ATGCGCCGCATCAAGAAAAACTCACCGCAATCCCTGTATTCCGCCCTGAAGGGGCGCATGGCCGTGGTCTCGGTTTTGATCGTCGCCTTCGGCCTGGCGCTGGCGGGACGGCTGGCGCACCTGCAGATCTTCCAGCACGACAAACTCATTTCGCAGGCGCAGAAACAGTACCTGCGGACGGTGGAAATCGCCACCGGACGGGGCCATATTTTTGATAAAAACCGCAGTCTTTTGGCCACCAATGTGGATGTGGAGTCCGTTTACATCGATCCCCGCGAGATCTTCAATCCCGCCGAAACCGCCCGCACTCTGGCCAGCTCGCTGAACCTGGAACCGGAAACCGTCTTGCAAAAAGTGCATTCCAAAAAACATTTCGTCTGGATCAAGCGCAAAGCGCGGCTGGATGAGATCGCGCGCCTGCGCCAGTTGGACCTGCCGGGTGTCGGCTTCATCAAAGAGAGCCAGAGGTTTTACCCGCGCCGCCAACTGGCCGCCAGCACACTGGGATTCGTCGGCCTCGACAACCAGGGCCTGGCCGGAATCGAACACGAACAACAGTCCCTGCTCAAAGGCAAGCTCCGCCGCAAGGTGGTGGAGAAAGACGCGCGCGGCCGTTACCTGCAAACCGGTCTGGGCGACGATGCCGCGCACCGCAACCGCGACCTGGTGCTCACTCTCGACGAGGTCATTCAGTTCTACGCCGAGCAGGAACTGGAAAAGCAGGTACGCGAGTTCCAGGCCAAACGCGGTCTGGTGATTGTCATGGACCCGAACGACGGCGGCATCCATGCACTGGCCTCGTACCCCGGCTTCAATCCGAATAACTTCGCCGCCTTTCCGCGCAAGCGCTGGGGCAACCCCGCCGTGACGCACGCCTACGAACCGGGATCGATCTTCAAGCCCATCGTCGTCGCCGCGGCGTTGGAAGAAGGCGTGGCGCGGCCGAACGACATCTTTTTCTGTGAAAACGGCAACTACGAAATCGGCGGCATTCACATCGGCGAAGCCGCCAATCACCGTTTCGGCTGGCTGACCCTGCAGAACATCATCTCGAAGTCGAGCAACATCGGCGCCATCAAGGTGGCGCAGAAACTGGGCGAGGCACGCTTTCACGAGTACATCCGAAACTTCGGCTTCGGCTCCCGGCTGGGCGTGGATTTGCCCGGCGAGACGCCGGGCATGGTGCGCGACCTGCCGGACTGGTCCGGCCTGTCGCTCGCATCCATTTCTTTCGGCCACGAGATCTCCGTGTCGCCCCTGCAAATGACCGCCGCCATGGCCGCCATCGCCAACGGCGGCCTGCTGATGAAACCGCACGTCACACACGCGGTATTGAAAAACGGTGAGACAGTGGAGCAATTCGGAGGACAGGTCATCCGCCGCGTGCTCACCCGCCATACCAGCAGGCAGATGATCGACATGCTCAAGCAGGTGGTGAAGAACGGCACCGGCAAGCAGGCGGCCATTCCCGGGTTTGAAGTCGCGGGCAAAACCGGCACCGCGCAAAAGATCGATCCCGAAACGCACACGTATTCCACCTCCGCCTATCTCGCGTCGTTCATCGGCTTCGTGCCGGCGGACGCGCCGCGGCTGGTAATCCTGGTGATGATCGATGAACCGCAAAAATCGTACTGGGGCGGAGAGGTGGCGGCGCCGGTGTTCCAGCGTCTGGCTGAAAAAACCCTGCGCTACCTGCACATTCCATCAAGCAGGGAGCGCGTGTTTGTCCTGGACCGGACATGA